The DNA region TCCCGGTATTGCGTTTCCACTATAAATGGGCCCCTGATGAAATTAAACAGGCCAAACACATGCAGGAAACCTTCCAGGAAATTATGCACAATATGGGCGGTGCAATATACGGTCCGCCGCAAGGCCCTGAAACCAACTACGGTTTGGAAGCTCCGGGTAAGATCATTCATGAAGTAGGTACTATCCGTATGGGTAACGATCCTAAAAAATCGGCCTTAAATAAATGGTGCCAGGCGCATGATTGTAAAAACCTGTTTGTGGTTGACGCTGCTCCATTTGTGCAACAAGGTGATAAAAACGCGACATGGACAATCCTTGCGTTATCAATGCGCACTGCAGAATACATTATTCAGGAAAGAAAAAAATTAAACGTTTAACAAGCTAACATAACAATTTTATGAACAGACGTGACTCCCTTAAAGCCCTGGGCTTGGGTACACTTTCGGCAGGATTATTACTGGAGGCCTGTAAAACCGATACGAAAAAAGGCGCAGAAGAAACAACCACAGCAGCAGCCGGCGACGAAGTTGGTCGCCAGCCGTTTGAGGTTGAGCGGGATAAAAAACTGCATGCCGATAAATTTTTCACCGCTGCCGAAATGGCTGCCATCACTGTACTGGCCGATATCATTATCCCAAAAGATGAAAAATCGGGCAGCGCATCTGATGCCAAGGTGCCTGATTTCATCGAGTTTATTGTAAAAGATATGCCCGATCATCAAACCCCCATGCGCGGTGGTTTACGCTGGCTCGATTTGCAATGCCTTAACCGTTTTGGCAAGCCATTTACCGACTGCACTAAAGATCAGCAGATCCAGCTAATTGATATGATCGCTTACCCTAAAAAAGCCAAACCAGAAATGGCCCAGGGCGTAGCTTTCTTCAACCGCATGCGCGATCTTACTGCTTCGGGCTTTTTCACCAGCGAAATCGGGGTGAAAGATATTGGCTACGCAGGTAACCAACCCGGCAAATGGACGGGTGTACCTGATGACATCCTGAAGCATTACGGTATGGAAAATGTGAAGGCTTCGGCTTCGATGTAAGCAGCCCCACCCAAACCCTCCCCGGAGGGGGAGGGCTTAAAAAACTATTCTTGCGCTCGTTTGCAACGAGTGCTTAACCTGGGTTTGCGTTTATAACGCAAAGGCGATACAATCGCCAAACCATATTAAGCGCTCGTTACAAACGAGCACAAGTTTTACTTCAACTCCCAAGCCCCCACCCCAAACGCCGGCAAATTAACCGCCAGTTTTCCTCCCTTTGCTACCGGTTTTGCATCCCCAATAATATTAAGCGTATTTCCGTTGGCATCAATATTTGCACCGGTTTCCTTATCCGACAGGTTTATCGCCACCAGTATGGTTTGCCCAGCATCCTTCCTCATAAATGTAAAAACATGATCATTATCGTTATTGATAGTTTTGTAGCTGCCATCAATAAAAGCCGGGTTTGCTTTGCGAATGGCAATCATCCGTTTATAGTAATTCCATAATGA from Mucilaginibacter sp. SJ includes:
- a CDS encoding gluconate 2-dehydrogenase subunit 3 family protein, whose product is MNRRDSLKALGLGTLSAGLLLEACKTDTKKGAEETTTAAAGDEVGRQPFEVERDKKLHADKFFTAAEMAAITVLADIIIPKDEKSGSASDAKVPDFIEFIVKDMPDHQTPMRGGLRWLDLQCLNRFGKPFTDCTKDQQIQLIDMIAYPKKAKPEMAQGVAFFNRMRDLTASGFFTSEIGVKDIGYAGNQPGKWTGVPDDILKHYGMENVKASASM